A part of Ictidomys tridecemlineatus isolate mIctTri1 unplaced genomic scaffold, mIctTri1.hap1 Scaffold_208, whole genome shotgun sequence genomic DNA contains:
- the LOC144373017 gene encoding proline-rich protein 15-like: protein MANSGGTSSSGPWWKSLTNSKKKSKEAMVGAQPLAQPDPEEPNPPSPEWTSSSRENQHPNVLAGASESPKPDKLCGEKSGNSPRNLKILRSGRFKEKRKVRATLLPEGDRSPEKADFPDDAQEDKQ, encoded by the coding sequence ATGGCCAACAGCGGTGGCACGAGCAGCTCTGGGCCCTGGTGGAAATCGCTAACCAACAGcaagaagaaaagcaaggaagCCATGGTGGGGGCGCAGCCTCTGGCTCAGCCAGACCCCGAGGAGCCCAACCCTCCCAGCCCAGAATGGACTAGCAGCTCCCGAGAGAACCAGCACCCCAATGTCCTTGCAGGCGCCAGCGAGTCCCCCAAGCCAGACAAATTGTGTGGGGAGAAATCTGGCAACAGCCCCCGCAATTTGAAGATCTTGAGATCTGGCCGCTTTAAGGAGAAGAGGAAAGTGCGTGCCACGCTGCTTCCAGAGGGAGACAGGTCCCCAGAAAAGGCGGACTTCCCTGATGATGCCCAGGAGGACAAGCAATAG